The Salegentibacter mishustinae genome includes a window with the following:
- a CDS encoding SRPBCC family protein gives MKYTTEIKIIKPRTEVVEKFSNPDNMKYWQRGFISMEPISGKLGEEGSKNMLKYKMGKREIEMEEKIIKNDLPAQFHANYSAKGVYNIQENFFEETPEGHTLWISHNEFRFSGFMKLMGLFMPGAFRKQSYQYMKDFKDFVENNQSV, from the coding sequence ATGAAATATACCACTGAAATTAAGATAATAAAGCCACGTACAGAAGTTGTTGAGAAATTTAGCAATCCCGATAATATGAAATATTGGCAACGCGGGTTTATTTCTATGGAACCTATAAGTGGAAAATTAGGAGAAGAAGGCTCAAAAAATATGCTGAAATATAAGATGGGAAAGCGAGAAATTGAAATGGAAGAAAAAATTATTAAAAACGATCTTCCTGCGCAGTTTCACGCAAACTATTCAGCAAAAGGTGTTTACAATATTCAGGAAAACTTTTTTGAAGAAACTCCAGAAGGGCATACACTGTGGATTTCTCACAACGAATTTAGATTTAGTGGCTTTATGAAATTAATGGGGCTCTTTATGCCGGGCGCCTTTAGAAAACAATCTTACCAGTATATGAAAGATTTCAAGGATTTTGTAGAAAACAACCAAAGTGTTTAA
- a CDS encoding OmpH family outer membrane protein, which produces MIRSSLLIAFLTFSIFASAQTKVGTIDTDYILSQMPEMEAVNKGLETYDKELQQDFQANVKQYDTLVKTYQANAESLAAEARQESESKIIELENQIKQFRQRAQLMMQMRRNELTNPLYKKIDAAMRAVIDEEGFTQILHAGGNSLAFSAEKYDITEKVMTKMGIEIPVAAEEE; this is translated from the coding sequence ATGATACGAAGCAGTTTATTAATTGCCTTTTTAACTTTTAGCATTTTTGCAAGCGCACAAACCAAAGTAGGAACTATAGACACCGATTACATTCTTTCCCAGATGCCCGAAATGGAAGCTGTGAACAAAGGTTTAGAAACTTATGACAAGGAGTTACAACAAGATTTCCAGGCTAATGTTAAACAGTACGACACTCTGGTAAAAACTTACCAGGCCAATGCCGAAAGCCTTGCTGCAGAAGCCCGCCAGGAAAGCGAGTCTAAAATTATTGAACTTGAGAACCAGATCAAGCAGTTTAGACAAAGAGCCCAGTTAATGATGCAAATGCGCAGAAATGAGCTTACAAATCCACTTTACAAAAAAATTGACGCTGCAATGCGAGCTGTAATAGACGAAGAAGGATTTACTCAAATTCTGCACGCCGGCGGAAATAGCCTTGCTTTCTCTGCTGAAAAATATGATATTACCGAAAAAGTGATGACTAAAATGGGAATTGAAATTCCTGTTGCGGCTGAAGAAGAGTAG
- the guaB gene encoding IMP dehydrogenase, which translates to MIAHESKILGEGLTYDDVLLVPAYSEVLPREVSIRTKFTKNISINVPIVSAAMDTVTESRMAIAMAREGGIGVLHKNMTAEQQALKVRKVKRAESGMIIDPVTLPITANVSDAKTSMREHSIGGIPIVDEDGKLLGIVTNRDLRFEKNLKRPIAEVMTSENLVTVAEGTSLDQAEDILQEYKIEKLPVVNDNNKLVGLITFRDITKLTLKPNANKDSFGRLRVAAAVGVTADAVERAEALVNAGVDAIIIDTAHGHTRGVVTVLKDIKSKFPDLQVVVGNIATAEAAKYLVEAGADAVKVGIGPGSICTTRVVAGVGFPQFSAVLEVAAALKGSGVPVIADGGIRYTGDIPKALAAGADCVMLGSLLAGTKESPGETIIYEGRKFKSYRGMGSVEAMQKGSKDRYFQDVEDDIKKLVPEGIVGRVPYKGELEESIHQFVGGLKAGMGYCGAKDVETLKETAKFVKITSSGISEGHPHDVTITNESPNYSR; encoded by the coding sequence ATGATCGCACACGAATCCAAAATCTTAGGAGAAGGCCTTACTTACGACGATGTATTGCTTGTTCCTGCTTATTCTGAAGTACTACCCCGAGAAGTAAGTATTCGCACAAAATTCACTAAAAATATTTCAATAAACGTTCCTATTGTTTCGGCAGCGATGGATACGGTAACCGAATCCAGGATGGCTATTGCTATGGCGCGTGAAGGTGGAATTGGTGTTTTGCATAAGAATATGACTGCTGAACAACAAGCGCTTAAAGTGAGAAAAGTGAAGAGAGCCGAAAGCGGAATGATTATAGATCCCGTGACTTTGCCAATTACAGCTAATGTGAGCGATGCAAAAACGAGTATGCGCGAACACAGTATCGGCGGAATTCCTATTGTAGATGAAGACGGAAAATTGTTGGGAATTGTAACGAACAGGGATTTGCGTTTCGAGAAAAATCTTAAACGTCCAATTGCTGAGGTTATGACTTCAGAAAATTTGGTAACGGTTGCAGAGGGAACTTCCCTGGATCAGGCAGAAGATATTTTGCAGGAATATAAGATCGAAAAACTTCCAGTAGTTAACGATAATAATAAATTAGTTGGGCTTATTACCTTTAGGGATATTACCAAACTTACATTAAAGCCTAATGCGAATAAAGATAGCTTCGGAAGACTTCGCGTAGCAGCCGCCGTAGGTGTGACTGCAGATGCGGTAGAGCGTGCTGAAGCTTTGGTAAATGCCGGTGTGGATGCCATAATTATTGACACGGCTCACGGGCATACAAGAGGAGTGGTGACCGTTTTAAAAGATATAAAATCTAAATTCCCAGATTTGCAGGTGGTAGTGGGAAACATAGCCACTGCAGAAGCCGCAAAATATTTAGTTGAAGCCGGTGCAGACGCAGTTAAAGTTGGAATTGGTCCGGGTTCTATTTGTACTACCAGGGTAGTTGCAGGGGTTGGATTTCCACAATTTTCTGCCGTGCTCGAAGTAGCTGCAGCGCTAAAAGGTAGTGGCGTTCCCGTTATTGCCGACGGTGGAATTCGTTATACAGGAGATATTCCAAAAGCATTAGCCGCAGGAGCCGATTGTGTGATGCTAGGTTCATTGCTTGCAGGAACTAAAGAATCTCCGGGTGAAACCATTATTTACGAAGGAAGAAAATTCAAGTCTTACCGCGGAATGGGATCTGTAGAGGCGATGCAGAAAGGTTCTAAAGATCGTTATTTCCAGGATGTAGAAGATGATATTAAGAAATTAGTACCTGAAGGTATTGTTGGGCGTGTTCCATATAAAGGGGAACTGGAAGAAAGTATTCACCAGTTTGTTGGCGGTCTAAAAGCCGGAATGGGCTACTGTGGTGCTAAAGATGTAGAAACCTTAAAGGAGACTGCGAAATTCGTAAAAATTACCTCTTCGGGAATTAGTGAAGGGCATCCGCATGATGTTACCATTACTAATGAATCACCTAATTATAGCAGGTAA
- a CDS encoding TonB-dependent receptor produces MKLKVFSILFFLGSFVYAQHTFSGKVISAETGEPIPNAEVWNKTESEVTVANENGDFEITDISSGTYEFAVFSYEYAILEKQITINGDLEMEFSLSPLAESLSEVMITNRREQLFALRKLRKVEGTAIYAGKKSEVVVMDKVSGNLAANNAREIYSQVVGLNIYDNGDAGLQLNIGGRGLDPNRTQNFNTRQNGYDISADVLGYPESYYTPPPEALREIQVVRGAASLQYGTQFGGLINFKFKEPPRDKKVELVSRQSVGSYNLFTSFNSLAGTIGKFSYYTYYNYKSGEGFRPNSEYDSNNFFTHLAWDFNDRTKLSFEYTYLDYLAQQPGGLTDAQFYENPDYSNRERNWFDVNWNLYALKFEHSFSDKTDFSLNLFGLDASRKAVGFRENRVSQPDDLSAPRELLVDDFSNWGAEARLLTRYNLFDEESVLLVGSKYYDANNFQKQGPGTTSAKAEFTFTNDQFPNYPRQSEYNFPNKNLAFFGENIFNLTNKLSITPGFRIEYINTKANGSYKEIILDLANNPLINETREEEKDLERSFALLGVGASYNLDASNELYGNFSQNYRSVTFSDIRIVNPSFVVDPNISEERGFTSDFGIRGRLKNYLSYDASIFGLWYQDRIGEVLGVEDGFIVRKRGNIGDAFIYGVETFADWNIRNTFFEQAENYRLNLFVNTAFTNSEYTASGETNVEGNQVEFIPYVNLKTGLNFGYSNFLAGFQYTYLSKQYTDATNAPQDINDNQRGIEGSIPAYGILDFSASYSFGKFKLETGVNNLLDNSYFTRRATGYPGPGIIPAQPISWYSSIQFKF; encoded by the coding sequence ATGAAATTAAAGGTCTTTAGTATATTATTCTTTTTGGGATCATTCGTTTACGCCCAGCATACGTTTAGCGGAAAGGTGATTTCTGCAGAAACCGGGGAACCCATTCCCAATGCTGAAGTTTGGAATAAAACGGAATCTGAAGTAACTGTAGCCAATGAAAATGGTGATTTTGAAATTACAGATATTAGTTCAGGCACTTATGAATTTGCTGTTTTTAGTTACGAATATGCCATTCTGGAAAAGCAAATAACTATAAATGGTGATCTTGAAATGGAATTCAGCCTTTCGCCTTTAGCCGAAAGTTTAAGCGAAGTGATGATCACCAATAGGAGGGAGCAGCTTTTCGCTTTACGGAAACTTAGAAAAGTAGAGGGGACTGCGATTTATGCCGGGAAAAAAAGTGAGGTGGTAGTAATGGATAAGGTTTCCGGAAATCTTGCAGCAAATAATGCCAGGGAAATTTACAGCCAGGTGGTTGGTTTAAATATATACGATAATGGTGATGCAGGACTTCAATTGAATATTGGTGGTCGTGGTCTTGATCCTAACCGAACCCAGAATTTTAATACCCGCCAGAACGGTTATGATATCTCGGCAGATGTACTTGGATATCCCGAAAGTTATTATACACCACCGCCGGAAGCACTTAGAGAAATCCAGGTGGTTCGTGGTGCAGCTTCTCTCCAATATGGAACACAATTTGGCGGTCTCATCAATTTTAAATTTAAAGAACCTCCGCGTGATAAGAAAGTGGAGTTAGTCTCCAGGCAATCTGTTGGTTCTTATAATCTTTTTACCAGTTTTAATAGTTTGGCCGGTACTATTGGGAAATTTAGCTACTATACCTATTACAACTATAAATCGGGAGAAGGATTCAGGCCAAATTCAGAATATGATTCTAATAATTTTTTTACTCATCTCGCCTGGGATTTTAACGATAGAACCAAGCTGAGTTTTGAATATACTTATTTAGATTATCTGGCTCAGCAACCCGGCGGGCTTACAGATGCGCAGTTTTATGAAAACCCAGATTATAGCAATAGGGAAAGAAACTGGTTTGATGTAAATTGGAATCTATATGCGTTAAAATTTGAGCACAGTTTTTCTGATAAAACAGATTTTAGCCTAAATCTGTTCGGTTTAGATGCTTCGCGAAAAGCGGTTGGTTTTAGAGAAAATAGGGTCTCACAGCCAGACGATCTTTCTGCACCAAGGGAATTATTGGTAGACGATTTTTCTAACTGGGGAGCAGAGGCAAGGTTGCTAACAAGGTATAATTTGTTTGATGAAGAATCGGTTTTACTGGTTGGAAGTAAATATTACGATGCTAATAATTTTCAGAAACAAGGTCCAGGAACAACATCGGCCAAGGCGGAATTTACATTTACAAACGATCAATTTCCGAATTACCCAAGGCAATCAGAATACAATTTCCCGAATAAAAACCTGGCGTTTTTTGGAGAGAACATTTTTAACCTAACGAATAAACTATCTATTACTCCCGGTTTCAGAATCGAATATATTAATACGAAGGCCAACGGTTCTTACAAAGAAATAATTCTCGATCTGGCCAATAATCCTTTGATTAATGAAACCCGGGAAGAGGAAAAAGATTTGGAAAGAAGTTTTGCTTTATTAGGCGTTGGAGCCAGTTATAATTTAGATGCTTCTAATGAGTTATACGGGAATTTTTCTCAAAATTATAGGTCGGTTACCTTTAGTGACATTAGGATAGTAAATCCCAGTTTTGTGGTAGACCCAAATATTTCAGAAGAAAGGGGTTTTACTTCAGATTTTGGAATTAGGGGAAGGTTGAAGAATTATTTGTCTTATGATGCCAGTATCTTCGGTTTATGGTATCAGGATAGAATTGGAGAAGTCCTGGGAGTTGAAGATGGTTTTATAGTAAGAAAGCGTGGAAATATTGGAGATGCTTTTATCTATGGCGTAGAGACTTTTGCCGATTGGAATATTCGAAATACCTTTTTTGAACAAGCTGAAAATTATCGCTTGAATCTTTTTGTGAACACGGCTTTTACAAATTCTGAATATACTGCTTCTGGAGAAACTAATGTTGAAGGAAACCAGGTTGAATTTATCCCTTACGTGAACCTTAAAACAGGTTTGAATTTTGGATATTCTAATTTCCTGGCTGGTTTCCAGTATACCTACCTATCAAAACAGTACACAGATGCTACGAATGCGCCGCAGGATATTAATGATAATCAACGTGGAATAGAAGGGAGTATCCCGGCTTACGGTATTTTAGATTTTTCGGCTTCCTATAGTTTTGGGAAGTTTAAATTGGAAACCGGGGTGAACAATCTTTTAGATAATTCATATTTCACGAGGAGAGCTACGGGTTATCCAGGTCCCGGTATCATTCCGGCGCAACCAATTAGCTGGTATTCAAGCATTCAGTTTAAGTTTTAA
- a CDS encoding HTTM domain-containing protein, with product MQLSLSKYLKKTTEAAPLAVFRLFFGFMMFASIVRFWLNGWIEKLYIAPKFFFSYYGFEWVKPLGDFTYLLFIFCGIAALMVAVGYKYRVAIILFFLSFTYIELIDKTTYLNHYYFISILSFLMIFLPANAYFSIDAWRNPARAFQKIPQWCIDAIKLLLGIVYFYAGLAKINSDWLFKAMPLKIWLPSKYDLPLLGDLMQEEWVHYAFSWSGMLYDLFIPFLLLWKRTRFIAFLMVIVFHVLTRVLFPIGMFPFIMIVSALIFFSPQVHHKILNFISKWFRISKHRFDNLKIYQFSGIKKKVSISVLSVFFVIQLLFPWRYLLYPGELFWTEEGFRFSWRVMLMEKAGYAQFKVVNAETGNRFYVDNSDFLTPFQEKQMSFQPDFILQYAHFLADHFEKDGHENIEIYVENYVALNGRKSTPYIDPEVNLLNFADSFKHKTFILPFEDEIKGL from the coding sequence ATGCAACTTTCGCTGAGCAAATATCTAAAAAAGACTACGGAAGCCGCCCCTTTGGCGGTTTTTCGTTTGTTTTTTGGGTTTATGATGTTTGCCAGTATAGTTAGATTCTGGCTAAATGGCTGGATCGAAAAATTATATATCGCTCCAAAATTCTTCTTTTCTTATTATGGATTTGAATGGGTGAAACCCCTGGGAGATTTCACTTATTTACTTTTTATATTTTGTGGTATTGCCGCCTTAATGGTGGCCGTAGGTTATAAATACCGCGTCGCGATTATTCTGTTTTTCCTCAGTTTCACCTATATCGAGCTGATTGATAAAACCACTTATCTAAATCATTACTACTTCATCAGTATCCTTAGTTTCCTGATGATTTTCTTACCGGCTAATGCCTATTTTTCTATAGATGCCTGGCGAAATCCCGCCAGGGCTTTTCAAAAGATACCGCAATGGTGTATAGATGCAATAAAACTATTGCTGGGGATTGTGTATTTCTATGCGGGACTTGCAAAAATTAATTCCGATTGGCTTTTCAAAGCTATGCCGTTAAAAATATGGCTGCCTTCAAAATACGACCTCCCTTTGCTGGGAGATCTAATGCAAGAGGAATGGGTGCATTATGCATTTAGCTGGAGCGGTATGCTCTATGATCTCTTTATCCCTTTTCTTTTGCTTTGGAAAAGAACCCGCTTTATAGCTTTTTTAATGGTGATAGTTTTTCACGTGCTTACGCGCGTGCTTTTCCCAATAGGGATGTTTCCATTTATTATGATAGTTAGCGCATTGATCTTTTTTAGTCCGCAGGTTCACCATAAAATATTGAATTTTATATCGAAATGGTTCAGGATATCAAAACATAGATTTGATAACTTAAAAATCTATCAATTTTCAGGAATAAAGAAGAAGGTGAGTATTAGTGTGCTTTCAGTATTTTTTGTTATTCAGCTTTTATTTCCGTGGAGGTATCTATTATATCCTGGAGAATTATTCTGGACAGAAGAAGGTTTTAGATTTTCCTGGAGAGTAATGCTTATGGAAAAAGCCGGCTACGCGCAGTTTAAAGTTGTAAATGCAGAGACCGGAAATAGATTTTATGTAGATAATTCAGATTTTCTTACTCCTTTTCAGGAGAAACAAATGTCATTTCAGCCAGATTTCATTCTTCAATATGCTCATTTTTTAGCTGATCATTTTGAAAAAGATGGTCACGAAAATATAGAGATCTATGTAGAGAACTATGTAGCTCTCAACGGAAGAAAGAGCACTCCTTATATAGACCCGGAAGTTAATTTGCTTAATTTCGCGGACTCTTTTAAACATAAAACATTCATTTTACCATTTGAAGATGAAATTAAAGGTCTTTAG
- a CDS encoding imelysin family protein encodes MIKISKFLLIATLLFAVACSTEDDGDNGGDSNGGDNFDRGEMLANWADNIIVPSFVAFQEETQKLEDIAKAFAENPGTTELNVLRAQYKVAYQEFQTVEMFQIGKAEELNYRSFLNTYPTKTENIESKIASGSYNLELPSNFAEQGFPALDYLLYSYGSTEETLEVFAANPEYINYIVAVTERINALTTEVTASWEGDYRDTFVNNTSSSSTGSVDRFTNDYVMYFEKILRSGKIGYPAGAFTGSPSPTNVEALYAGDISKNLYLQALDSFEDFYYGVKVNGGENGLSYYQYLKYMQDATSSESITASIADQFSAIRAQSSELDSNLKSQVETDNSKMLAAFDELQKEVVLLKVDMMQALSISVDYVDSDGD; translated from the coding sequence ATGATTAAGATTTCAAAATTTTTATTGATTGCAACATTATTATTTGCTGTTGCCTGTAGTACAGAAGATGATGGTGATAATGGAGGTGATTCTAATGGCGGCGACAATTTTGACAGAGGTGAAATGCTGGCAAATTGGGCAGATAATATTATTGTGCCTTCTTTTGTAGCTTTCCAGGAAGAAACTCAGAAGTTGGAAGATATTGCAAAAGCTTTTGCTGAAAATCCCGGAACTACCGAGCTAAATGTTCTTAGAGCGCAATACAAAGTAGCTTATCAGGAATTTCAAACCGTTGAGATGTTTCAAATAGGAAAAGCTGAAGAATTGAATTATCGCAGCTTCCTTAATACCTATCCTACAAAAACAGAAAATATTGAATCTAAAATAGCTTCCGGAAGTTATAACCTTGAGCTGCCTTCAAATTTTGCAGAACAAGGATTTCCTGCTTTAGATTATTTACTGTATTCATACGGATCAACAGAAGAAACCCTGGAAGTTTTTGCTGCAAATCCAGAATATATTAATTATATCGTAGCAGTCACCGAAAGAATAAATGCGTTAACTACTGAAGTTACAGCTTCCTGGGAAGGTGATTATAGAGATACTTTTGTGAATAACACGAGCTCTTCTAGCACAGGATCTGTAGACCGATTTACCAATGATTATGTAATGTATTTTGAGAAGATCCTAAGGTCTGGGAAAATCGGCTATCCGGCCGGTGCTTTTACCGGTTCTCCTTCCCCAACAAATGTAGAGGCTCTTTATGCCGGAGATATTTCTAAAAATCTGTATCTACAAGCTTTAGATAGTTTTGAAGATTTCTATTATGGCGTTAAAGTTAATGGAGGTGAAAATGGTCTCAGTTACTATCAGTATCTTAAATATATGCAAGATGCTACAAGTTCAGAAAGTATTACTGCTTCTATAGCCGATCAATTTTCAGCAATTAGAGCTCAAAGTTCAGAATTGGATAGCAACCTGAAATCGCAAGTGGAAACAGATAATTCTAAGATGTTAGCTGCATTTGATGAACTTCAAAAAGAAGTGGTTCTATTGAAAGTAGATATGATGCAGGCACTTTCTATTAGCGTAGATTATGTAGATTCTGACGGAGACTAA
- a CDS encoding DUF4856 domain-containing protein — protein MKKLFFSAILGGLTLASCSSDDDVSPENTELEIPATYNFEREGASTVSYSGQTTRLQMTSEILSKFTDFENGSEDLLLNMFANENAPFENASLNESSKSVKSKVAASKLYFSANTVESAEIKSDFDSYITEQFTAVKDNRNELAEAGMAGQIAQGTNVRYINAKGLEMNQAFAKGLIGGLLADQILNNYLSQAVLDEADNRENNDAGVVEEGKAYTTMEHKWDEAYGYLYGDPSIPAEDPNSVLNDNKDALLFKYMGSVDGDSDFEGIAEETFEAFKVGRAAIVAGDYQTRDEQVEIIRENISTLIAVRAIYYLQAGKNQLANEEYGAAFHSLSEGYGFIYSLKFTHNPETGAPYISAGNVENYLEQLMNGNGFWDVTPETLDSIAEEIAAPFEFTVADV, from the coding sequence ATGAAAAAGCTGTTTTTCTCAGCAATCTTAGGCGGGCTTACGCTTGCCTCTTGTTCATCTGATGATGATGTTTCTCCAGAAAATACGGAATTAGAAATTCCTGCAACCTACAATTTTGAAAGAGAAGGTGCTTCTACAGTAAGCTATTCGGGGCAAACTACGAGACTTCAAATGACTTCTGAAATTCTCTCTAAGTTTACCGATTTTGAAAATGGAAGTGAAGATCTTTTGCTTAATATGTTTGCAAATGAAAACGCTCCTTTTGAAAATGCAAGCCTTAACGAATCTTCTAAAAGTGTAAAATCTAAAGTAGCTGCTTCTAAATTGTATTTCTCAGCAAATACGGTTGAAAGTGCAGAAATAAAAAGTGATTTCGATTCATATATTACAGAGCAATTTACTGCGGTAAAAGACAATAGGAATGAGTTGGCTGAAGCTGGAATGGCAGGCCAGATCGCCCAGGGTACAAATGTTAGGTATATAAATGCAAAAGGTTTGGAAATGAACCAGGCTTTTGCAAAAGGTTTAATTGGTGGCTTGTTGGCCGATCAGATATTGAATAACTACCTTTCTCAGGCAGTTTTAGATGAAGCTGATAATCGTGAGAACAATGATGCCGGTGTAGTTGAAGAAGGAAAAGCTTATACTACTATGGAACACAAGTGGGATGAAGCTTATGGGTATCTTTATGGGGATCCTTCTATCCCGGCAGAAGATCCTAATTCAGTTTTAAACGATAATAAAGATGCGCTATTATTTAAATATATGGGTAGCGTAGATGGTGATAGTGATTTTGAAGGTATTGCAGAAGAAACTTTTGAGGCCTTTAAAGTCGGTAGAGCTGCAATTGTTGCTGGAGATTATCAAACCCGTGATGAACAAGTGGAAATTATTCGTGAGAATATTTCAACGCTTATCGCTGTTAGAGCGATATATTATCTGCAGGCCGGTAAAAATCAATTGGCAAATGAGGAGTATGGAGCTGCTTTCCATTCCCTGTCTGAAGGTTACGGTTTTATTTATAGTCTTAAGTTTACCCATAACCCAGAGACTGGCGCACCGTATATTTCTGCTGGAAATGTAGAGAATTATTTAGAACAGTTAATGAATGGAAACGGTTTTTGGGACGTAACTCCAGAAACTTTGGATAGTATCGCTGAAGAGATTGCTGCTCCCTTTGAGTTTACTGTAGCCGATGTATAA
- a CDS encoding hydroxymethylglutaryl-CoA lyase, translated as MDKIKLIECPRDAMQGIKTFIPTEKKVQYIQSLLRCGFDTIDFGSFVSPKAIPQMADTAEVLSKLDLSTTKSKLLAIVANTRGAQDASLHPEIDYLGYPFSISENFQMRNTHKTIAESVEILSEILEIAERSNKKVVAYLSMGFGNPYGDPWDVEIVGEWTEKLSAMGVQILSLSDTIGTSSPDIIEYLFSNLIPKYPEIEFGAHLHTTPTKWHEKIDAAYKAGCRRFDGAIQGFGGCPMAKDELTGNMPSEKMLSYFNSKKADSNIKMTSFESAFNEASKIFNVYH; from the coding sequence ATGGATAAAATCAAGCTTATCGAGTGTCCGCGAGATGCGATGCAGGGAATAAAAACCTTTATTCCTACGGAAAAAAAAGTACAGTATATTCAGTCTTTGCTCCGTTGCGGATTTGATACCATAGATTTTGGAAGTTTTGTTTCTCCCAAAGCGATTCCGCAAATGGCTGATACTGCTGAGGTTTTATCCAAATTAGATCTTTCTACTACAAAAAGCAAGCTGCTGGCTATCGTTGCGAATACCCGTGGGGCGCAAGATGCCTCGTTACATCCAGAAATTGATTATTTGGGTTATCCTTTTTCTATTTCCGAAAATTTCCAAATGCGTAATACGCATAAAACCATAGCCGAATCTGTTGAGATTTTAAGTGAAATCCTGGAGATCGCTGAAAGATCTAATAAAAAAGTGGTGGCTTATCTCTCTATGGGGTTTGGCAATCCTTATGGTGATCCGTGGGATGTGGAAATTGTAGGTGAGTGGACCGAAAAGTTATCGGCGATGGGTGTGCAAATTCTTTCTTTATCTGATACCATTGGAACTTCTTCCCCGGATATTATTGAGTATTTATTCTCAAATTTGATTCCTAAATATCCTGAAATTGAATTTGGAGCGCATCTGCATACCACGCCCACAAAATGGCACGAAAAAATTGATGCGGCTTACAAAGCCGGTTGCAGAAGATTTGACGGCGCAATACAGGGGTTTGGTGGTTGCCCAATGGCTAAAGATGAGCTTACCGGTAATATGCCTTCAGAAAAAATGCTCTCTTACTTCAACTCCAAAAAGGCAGATTCCAATATTAAAATGACCAGTTTTGAGTCGGCCTTCAACGAAGCTTCTAAAATTTTCAACGTCTACCATTAG
- a CDS encoding LysE family translocator, with the protein MLEQLIPFLTASAVLTISPGPDIIYVMVQGMANGKKHGFVTALGLATGIIIHTSLVAFGVSAIIKNSDTLFFIIKLFGAIYLLYLAWQVFKSDPEIAYSAEGIKEKSLFSLFKQGFIMNVLNPKVTIFFLAFFPGFLWESNGNTVLQFYILGAFFMLLTILIFGSVALLAGKISNYLKKHKHSGIVLKWLQIVAFIGIASFILI; encoded by the coding sequence TTGTTAGAACAACTTATTCCGTTTTTAACCGCTTCGGCGGTCCTCACTATTTCTCCGGGACCAGATATTATTTACGTTATGGTTCAGGGAATGGCCAATGGTAAAAAACATGGCTTTGTAACCGCTCTTGGTCTTGCAACCGGAATTATAATTCATACCAGCCTGGTCGCATTTGGGGTTTCAGCAATAATTAAAAATTCTGATACGCTTTTTTTTATCATCAAACTATTTGGGGCAATTTACCTACTATATCTTGCCTGGCAGGTTTTTAAAAGCGATCCAGAGATCGCCTATTCTGCGGAAGGGATAAAAGAGAAATCCTTGTTTTCTCTTTTTAAGCAGGGATTTATTATGAATGTGCTTAATCCAAAAGTGACTATATTCTTTCTTGCTTTTTTTCCGGGTTTTCTTTGGGAGTCAAACGGCAATACCGTGCTACAATTCTATATTTTAGGTGCTTTCTTTATGCTTTTAACTATTCTTATTTTTGGAAGTGTAGCCTTATTGGCGGGAAAAATATCTAACTACCTTAAAAAGCATAAGCATTCCGGGATTGTATTAAAATGGCTGCAAATTGTAGCTTTTATTGGGATTGCAAGTTTTATCCTTATTTAG